Proteins from a genomic interval of Aspergillus flavus chromosome 7, complete sequence:
- a CDS encoding mitochondrial genome maintenance MGM101-domain-containing protein encodes MSLSRSLRAAETLLSRTKAPIRPNIRTITTASNRQQQQQPPKPPTPSANSNNKPTPPIQPTNPQTQPTPQIAKILSPTPSHPTTPNISKTGLADKPLELETTPEEKIDWTRSFHGLSAAPFPKEAADILLAETDPEEVEIKPDGILYLPEIKYRRILNRAFGPGGWGLVPRSESIVTPKTVTREYALVCNGRLVSVARGEQDYFSPDGIPTATEGCRSNALVRCCKDLGIASELWDPRWIRKYKAQYTREVFVEHVVNKRKSKIWVRKDDEVSYPWKELK; translated from the exons ATGTCACTCTCCCGCAGCCTCCGGGCAGCAGAAACACTCCTCTCACGAACAAAAGCACCCATCCGCCCCAACATCAGAACCATCACGACAGCCTCCAACcgccaacagcaacaacaaccacccaAACCACCAACTCCCTCAGCCAACTCCAACAAcaaaccaacaccaccaatccaaccaacaaacccccaaacccaaccaaccCCCCAAATCGCCAAAATCCTCTCCCCAACCCCCTCCCACCCCACCACCCCCAACATCTCCAAAACCGGCCTCGCCGACAAACCCCTCGAGCTCGAGACCACCCCGGAAGAAAAAATCGACTGGACGCGCTCCTTCCACGGCCTCTCCGCAGCCCCGTTCCCCAAAGAAGCGGCCGACATTCTTCTCGCCGAGACGGATCCGGAGGAAGTGGAGATTAAGCCGGATGGTATACTCTACTTGCCTGAGATTAAGTATCGCCGGATATTGAATCGGGCGTTTGGGCCTGGGGGGTGGGGACTTGTGCCGAGGAGTGAGAGTATTGTTACCCCGAAGACGGTTACGAGGGAGTATGCTTTGGTTTGTAATGGGCg ACTTGTTTCGGTTGCGCGCGGTGAACAGGATTATTTCTCGCCGGATGGAATTCCAACTGCGACGGAGGGATGTCGGTCTAATGCGCTGGTGCGGTGTTGTAAGGATCTAGGTATTGCGAGCGAGTTGTGGGATCCGCGGTGGATTCGCAAGTATAAGGCGCAGTATACGCGGGAGGTGTTTGTAGAGCATGTGGTGAATAAGCGGAAGTCGAAGATTTGGGTGAGGAAGGATGATGAGGTTTCTTATCCGTGGAAAGAGTTGAAGTGA
- a CDS encoding DUF833 domain protein, giving the protein MCIALISTAHPSYSLIVIDNRDEYLRRPTAPADWWPGSNSNILGGRDLARATQGTWMGITKEGKIAVLTNYREDTSEKATGTQSRGAIVNGWLTVAPEPRESTRDFAQRMVASATARNVGGFSLVCGYVNEPLAVISNRSSNIDQVTWLATENGQTVGLSNTHFDDRSWPKIIDGEKLMIEAIQAHVGAGEDEDGLIDRLLGLLSKNTLPNLSEGATAEDYLPHFRKSIFIPKLGVKEVHARSADGVAVPCAEEKATGAKQGDELDQSYLHGAYGTQKQTVILVSKDGRVRYFERTLYDNEVNAIPLGNGDRSYEFQVNQ; this is encoded by the exons ATGTGCATTGCATTAATATCTACAGCCCATCCATCTTATTCGCTTATTGTTATCGACAACAGGGAT GAATACCTGCGTCGACCGACCGCCCCAGCTGATTGGTGGCCCGGATCAAACTCCAATATATTGGGTGGCCGAGACCTAGCACGTGCTACACAAGGAACATGGATGGGAATCACgaaggagggaaaaattGCCGTTTTGACGAACTATCGTGAAGATACGTCCGAAAAGGCTACCGGCACACAAAGTCGAGGTGCTATCGTCAACGGCTGGCTTACGGTCGCCCCTGAGCCTAGAGAATCTACTCGGGACTTTGCGCAGCGGATGGTAGCAAGTGCCACGGCGAGAAACGTCGGGGGATTTAGCCTGGTGTGCGGCTATGTCAATGAGCCATTGGCTGTGATCTCCAATCGCTCATCTAATATAGACCAGGTTACCTGGTTGGCGACAGAAAATGGCCAAACAGTGGGGCTAAGCAACACACATTTTGATGACCGCTCCTGGCCAAAGATCATCGATGGCGAGAAGCTGATGATTGAAGCTATCCAGGCACACGTTGGGgccggagaagatgaagatggacTAATTGATAGACTACTTGGGTTATTAAGCAAGAATACGCTCCCTAACCTTTCCGAAGGTGCAACTGCGGAAGACTATCTCCCGCACTTTAGGAAGAGTATTTTCATCCCCAAGCTTGGGGTTAAGGAGGTACATGCGAGGTCAGCTGATGGAGTAGCCGTGCCTTGTGCCGAGGAAAAAGCGACTGGAGCCAAGCAGGGCGATGAGCTGGACCAGTCATACTTGCATGGTGCGTACGGTACCCAAAAGCAAACCGTTATCCTTGTAAGTAAAGACGGACGAGTGAGGTACTTTGAACGCACCCTTTATGACAATGAGGTGAACGCTATTCCACTTGGCAACGGAGACCGATCATACGAGTTCCAAGTAAACCAATAA
- a CDS encoding putative cytochrome P450 family protein (cytochrome P450 52A13) — protein sequence MIPLLILAALAVVFRLVWSIFTSLRHAQNARKWHCGAIPTYPGDILGINTLKEVLRADKEKLIPVLSAQRVETMTAREGRYVSTFRLRQMGRESIFTSDPKNMQAILATQFKEFELGSLRRNSLHPLLGSGIFSTDGEAWSRSRSLLRPQFTRDQVSDLDLEERHVQKAMAGMLADPATKWTPEIDIQSIFFRLTIDSATEFLFGDSVESQTAALSGSRIIEDKFPSYFDRGQWYAAQRARFEKLYWIVNNKESRETDRFVHAYVDRFVDAALAAVKEGKIDPEKRNSDHYVFLHGLTTATQDPVELRSQLLNILLAGRDTTASLLSWCVLLLARHPDIFQKLRNTILADFGDYRNPRNITFSSLKSCRYLHYFMNEVLRLYPIVPGNRRVALKDTTLPRGGGPDGSEPVYVRKGQPVVYSVFVTHRRKDIWGADAEVFNPDRWEDLKVGWEYLPFNGGPRICIGQQFALTEAGYVLVRLLQRFDQIVDARPEREIRFNATLTSAPWENVIVRLREGA from the exons ATGATTCCCCTTCTCATTCTTGCCGCCCTCGCGGTGGTCTTTCGTCTCGTGTGGTCAATCTTTACAAGTCTTCGTCATGCTCAGAATGCTCGCAAGTGGCACTGCGGTGCTATCCCCACCTATCCGGGTGATATACTCGGCATCAACACGCTGAAAGAAGTTCTGCGCGCCGACAAGGAGAAACTCATCCCGGTTTTATCAGCACAGCGCGTCGAGACCATGACCGCCCGTGAAGGGCGATATGTGTCGACCTTCCGCCTCCGCCAGATGGGAAGGGAGAGCATCTTTACTTCTGACCCGAAGAACATGCAGGCCATTCTGGCTACACAATTCAAGGAATTTGAGCTCGGGAGTCTCAGAAGAAATAGCCTGCACCCGCTGTTGGGGTCCGGCATC TTCTCAACAGACGGCGAAGCCTGGTCGCGATCGCGGTCACTTCTCCGCCCACAGTTTACCCGCGATCAAGTCAGCGACCTCGATCTCGAAGAACGCCACGTCCAAAAAGCCATGGCCGGCATGCTCGCTGACCCTGCCACCAAATGGACCCCCGAAATTGACATCCAAAGCATTTTCTTCCGACTAACTATCGACTCCGCCACGGAATTCCTCTTCGGCGATAGCGTCGAAAGCCAGACCGCCGCACTAAGCGGTAGTAGAATCATCGAAGACAAATTCCCCTCCTACTTCGACCGCGGCCAATGGTACGCCGCGCAGCGCGCGCGCTTCGAAAAGCTCTACTGGATAGTaaacaacaaagaaagcCGCGAAACTGACCGCTTCGTGCACGCCTACGTCGACCGGTTCGTTGACGCCGCATTAGCCGCTGTAAAAGAAGGCAAAATTGACCCCGAAAAGAGAAACTCGGACCACTACGTCTTCCTCCACGGTCTGACTACCGCAACGCAAGACCCCGTCGAACTCCGCTCTCAActtctcaacatcctcctcgcGGGTAGAGATACTACCGCTTCGCTGCTGAGCTGGTGCGTTCTCCTCCTCGCGCGCCATCCAGATATCTTCCAGAAACTCCGCAACACTATCCTGGCCGACTTTGGTGACTATAGAAATCCAAGGAACATCACCTTCTCTTCGCTCAAATCCTGTCGTTATCTCCACTACTTCATGAACGAGGTCCTCCGTCTTTACCCCATCGTTCCGGGGAACCGCCGCGTCGCGTTGAAGGATACCACCCTCCCCCGCGGCGGAGGCCCGGACGGCTCCGAACCCGTGTACGTCCGCAAGGGCCAGCCCGTCGTGTATAGCGTGTTTGTCACACACCGACGGAAGGATATCTGGGGCGCGGACGCGGAGGTGTTCAACCCGGACCGCTGGGAGGATCTCAAAGTTGGATGGGAGTATTTGCCGTTTAACGGAGGTCCAAGAATCTGTATCGGGCAGCAGTTCGCGCTTACTGAGGCTGGATATGTGCTTGTTCGGCTTTTGCAGAGGTTTGACCAGATTGTGGACGCGAGGCCGGAGAGGGAGATTCGGTTTAATGCTACACTTACTAGTGCGCCGTGGGAGAATGTGATTGTTAGGTTGAGGGAGGGGGCTTAG
- a CDS encoding putative extracellular endoglucanase/cellulase, whose product MRIGNLIVAASAASLVHAYPTRDIKKRGSGFTWVGVSESGAEFGSSIPGTLGTDYTWPDTSKIQVLRDDGMNVFRIPFLMERLAPNQMTGSLDATYLKDLKSTVQAVTDSGAYAVLDPHNYGRYSGSIISSTSDFKTFWKTVAGEFASNEKVIFDTNNEYHDMEQSLVLSLNQAAIDGIRAAGATTQYIFVEGNSYSGAWKWADTNDNLSQLTDPQDKIVYEMHQYLDSDGSGTSETCASSTIGKERLQTATEWLKTNNKKGFLGEFAGGVNEQCEQAVEGLLSYMSDNSDVWMGAEWWSAGPWWGSYMYSMEPTDGTAYSTYLPILKKYFVDGTGASTSSSATSAAPSTAAASTSTSVSASTSSASSTTISAVESSSTSSVAEAPSTTSGVVTATPTPSHPAPQPTSNSSSASSGAPTSSAPTTLATSPACGYQTTVTVTASRSTAAPSSSAGAVAHYYQCGGINYSGPTTCESGYTCVKQNPYYSQCL is encoded by the exons ATGAGAATTGGCAACTTGATCGTGGCTGCAAGTGCTGCAAGCCTGGTGCATGCGTATCCCACGCGTGATATCAAAAAGCGTGGCTCGGGATTCACCT GGGTCGGCGTTAGCGAATCTGGCGCTGAGTTCGGATCCAGCATCCCAGGAACACTGGGCACCGACTACACTTGGCCTGATACATCTAAGATTCAGGTTCTGAGGGATGATGGAATGAACGTCTTCCGTATTCCCTTCCTCATGGAGCGTTTGGCACCCAACCAGATGACTGGATCTCTGGACGCGACCTATTTGAAGGACCTGAAATCT ACTGTCCAAGCCGTCACTGATAGCGGTGCTTACGCCGTTCTCGACCCCCACAACTACGGACGATA CTCTGGAAGTATCATTTCTTCTACTTCTGACTTTAAAACATTCTGGAAGACCGTCGCTGGAGAATTTGCATCGAACGAGAAGGTCATCTTCGATACTA ACAACGAGTACCACGATATGGAACAGTCTCTCGTCCTTAGCCTAAACCAGGCCGCCATTGACGGCATTCGCGCGGCTGGAGCCACGACCCAATACATTTTTGTTGAGGGCAATTCGTACTCGGGTGCTTGGAAGTGGGCCGATACCAACGACAACCTCAGTCAATTGACTGACCCGCAAGACAAGATTGTCTACGAGATGCACCAGTATCTCGATTCGGATGGCTCTGGTACCTCCGAGACCTGTGCCAGCTCAACCATCGGCAAGGAGAGGCTGCAGACCGCCACGGAGTGGTTGAAgaccaacaacaagaagggTTTCCTGGGTGAATTCGCCGGCGGTGTCAACGAGCAGTGCGAGCAGGCTGTCGAGGGTCTCCTCTCTTACATGTCAGACAACTCCGACGTCTGGATGGGTGCCGAATGGTGGTCGGCTGGCCCCTGGTGGGGTTCCTACATGTACAGCATGGAGCCGACTGACGGAACTGCTTACTCTACATACCTCCCTATCCTGAAGAAATACTTCGTGGACGGCACTGGCGCTAGCACCAGCTCATCGGCCACTTCCGCAGCCCCCTCAACTGCAGCTGCCAGCACCTCTACCTCTGTCAGTGCCTCGActtcctctgcatcctcGACTACCATCAGTGCTGTCGAGTCCTCCTCCACTAGTAGTGTTGCCGAAGCCCCCTCAACCACCTCGGGAGTTGTCACTGCCACGCCTACCCCATCTCACCCAGCCCCTCAGCCAACCTCCAACTCGTCCAGCGCTTCATCAGGTGCGCCCACAAGCAGCGCCCCGACGACTCTTGCGACTTCCCCGGCCTGTGGATACCAAACCACTGTCACTGTGACCGCCAGCAGATCAACCGCAGCACCCAGCAGCTCCGCAGGCGCCGTCGCCCACTACTACCAGTGCGGTGGAATCAACTACAGCGGACCCACCACCTGCGAGAGCGGCTACACCTGCGTCAAGCAGAACCCCTACTACAGCCAGTGCCTGTAA
- a CDS encoding TB2/DP1, HVA22 family-domain-containing protein: protein MFGIIADLLSSIITILFPIFASFKALRSANPSQLAPWLMYWVVLSAILMAESWTVWILGWLPFYSWIRLFFFSYLVLPQTQGARILYQTYVDPFLAQHEREIEEFIGRSHERAKALGLQYFYQGLDWVRENVFHLPAQQAAAPPPATGPAAYAQSLLSRFNVPTAAGGNATTPAQGNDWLSAIGSAVASMTSTGKTPEARAEELSASGSFLPRDMAGMSHDEKAKYLSNQQDMLEVLRNALAKEQQNLHGRDDDLAYGSSLRKNRSDNSFDHIEPEDIRNQSTSSNWTSGVDYAVRAAEELARSRGSH from the exons ATGTTTGGTATCATCGCCGATTTATTGTC CTCGATCATCACGATCCTCTTCCCTATCTTCGCTTCTTTCAAAGCCCTCCGCTCGGCGAACCCCTCTCAGCTCGCACCATGGTTGATGTATTGGGTGGTCCTGTCGGCCATTTTGATGGCTGAGTCCTGGACGGTCTGGATTTTGGGATG GCTTCCATTCTATAGCTGGATccgtctcttcttcttttcctatcTGGTCCTGCCACAGACTCAGGGTGCCAGAATCCTATACCAGACTTACGTGGACCCGTTCCTGGCCCAGCACGAACGAGAAATCGAAGAGTTCATCGGTCGCTCCCATGAGCGTGCCAAGGCTCTGGGCCTCCAATACTTTTACCAGGGGCTGGATTGGGTACGCGAGAATGTTTTCCACCTGCCCGCCCAACAGGCTGCCGCTCCGCCTCCGGCGACAGGCCCTGCTGCATACGCTCAGTCGCTTCTCTCGCGGTTCAACGTCCCGACGGCTGCCGGAGGAAATGCCACTACTCCTGCCCAGGGCAACGACTGGCTTTCGGCCATTGGCTCGGCCGTGGCCTCTATGACCTCCACCGGTAAGACTCCGGAGGCACGGGCGGAGGAACTCTCGGCCAGCGGCTCCTTCTTGCCCCGTGATATGGCCGGCATGTCTCATGATGAGAAGGCCAAATACCTCTCGAACCAGCAGGATATGTTGGAGGTGCTGCGCAATGCGTTGGCGAAGGAACAGCAAAACCTGCACGGACGTGATGATGACCTCGCGTACGGCTCGTCCTTGAGGAAGAACCGTAGCGACAACTCGTTTGATCATATCGAGCCCGAGGATATCCGTAATCAGTCGACCAGCAGCAACTGGACGTCTGGTGTAGACTATGCGGTGCGAGCAGCGGAGGAATTGGCTCGATCCCGCGGTTCTCACTAA
- a CDS encoding putative biotin apo-protein ligase, producing the protein MTTAGPNTTGKRVNVLVYTGIGTTVDSVRHCLYTLRRLLAPHYAVIPVTADMLIKEPWTLTCALLVIPGGADLGYCRALNGPGNRRIEQFVRRGGAYLGFCAGGYYGCKRCEFEVGDKTYEVIGDRELAFFPGICRGCAFPGFVYHSEAGARAAELKVSKDALNVGIVPESFRSYYNGGGVFVDAPSYADKGVEVLASYAEELNVDSGSGAAAVVYCKVGEGAAVLTGPHPEFAAVNLDKSAGGPEYGKMVDALAADDRARTDFLKACLTKLGLQVTQNTTTVPSLSSLHISSLDPADTSSILSSLQELITTDGEHQYLKDENDTFRIEKPEAWNMESLQEALPDDSKEDSGKAEEGIVDYNAIVKHLVIHEDVPLSKMTPYFNHHAFYSNLRQYQSQMREGAREFGSSIVYGEVITSTNTILEKNPKLLRNLPNGFTATATTQVAGRGRGSNVWVSPAGALMFSTVVRHPMEKMQSAPVVFIQYLAAMAVVQGIKSYDKGFEEMPVKMKWPNDIYALDPENADKKRYTKICGILVNSHYSAGEYTSVVGVGVNATNASPTTSLNALAAHFLGNKTAPITLEKLLARILTTFEELHTRFLRTGFDKTFEDMYYNDWLHMHQVVTLEEEGGARARIKGITRDYGLLLAEELGWDDRPTGRIWQLQSDSNSFDFLRGLVRRKV; encoded by the exons ATGACAACCGCAGGCCCCAACACTACGGGAAAGAGGGTCAACGTCTTGGTCTACACTG GCATTGGAACCACTGTTGACTCCGTCCGCCACTGCCTCTACACTCTCCGCCGCCTGCTCGCCCCCCACTATGCAGTGATCCCCGTGACGGCCGACATGCTCATCAAAGAGCCCTGGACCCTCACCTGCGCCCTACTTGTGATCCCCGGCGGAGCCGATCTAGGATATTGTCGAGCCCTGAACGGCCCTGGTAACCGCCGAATCGAACAGTTCGTCCGCCGAGGTGGCGCCTACTTGGGTTTCTGTGCGGGGGGCTACTACGGCTGCAAACGGTGCGAGTTCGAGGTCGGCGATAAAACCTACGAGGTGATCGGGGATCGCGAGCTGGCTTTCTTCCCGGGTATCTGCCGAGGATGCGCGTTCCCTGGATTCGTTTATCATAGTGAGGCTGGTGCGCGGGCGGCGGAGCTGAAGGTCTCCAAGGATGCCTTGAATGTGGGCATTGTGCCGGAGAGCTTCCGGTCTTATTACAATGGAGGTGGAGTCTTTGTAGATGCTCCCTCCTATGCGGATAAGGGCGTGGAGGTGCTGGCTAGCTATGCAGAGGAGCTCAATGTCGACTCGGGATCGGGTGCGGCGGCTGTTGTCTACTGTAAAGTAGGCGAGGGAGCGGCGGTTCTGACGGGGCCACATCCGGA ATTCGCTGCCGTGAACCTCGATAAAAGCGCCGGTGGCCCGGAATACGGCAAAATGGTAGACGCCTTAGCTGCGGATGACAGGGCCCGGACGGACTTTTTGAAGGCCTGTTTGACTAAGTTGGGACTGCAAGTCACGCAGAACACGACGACCGTGCCGTCGCTTTCTTCGCTGCATATCTCTTCTCTAGACCCGGCGGATACTTCTTCAATCCTCTCATCATTACAGGAACTCATCACTACCGATGGAGAGCATCAGTATCTCAAGGACGAGAATGACACATTCCGCATCGAGAAGCCTGAGGCTTGGAATATGGAATCGCTTCAAGAGGCCCTTCCGGACGATTCGAAAGAGGACTCGGGTAAGGCTGAAGAGGGCATCGTCGATTACAATGCCATTGTAAAACACCTAGTGATTCACGAAGACGTACCTTTGTCAAAGATGACCCCCTATTTCAACCACCACGCGTTCTACTCTAACCTCCGACAATACCAATCGCAAATGAGGGAGGGTGCGAGGGAGTTCGGCTCCAGCATTGTCTACGGAGAGGTTATCACGAGCACTAACACCATCCTAGAAAA AAATCCGAAGCTTCTTCGCAACTTGCCGAATGGTTTCACAGCCACAGCTACTACGCAGGTCGCAGGACGAGGCCGAGGCTCCAACGTCTGGGTGTCGCCCGCGGGCGCCCTCATGTTCTCCACCGTGGTCCGCCAcccgatggagaagatgcagtCTGCGCCAGTTGTCTTCATCCAGTACCTAGCAGCCATGGCGGTGGTACAAGGTATCAAGAGCTACGACAAGGGCTTCGAAGAGATGCCTGTCAAAATGAAATGGCCGAATGACATCT ATGCCCTGGACCCGGAGAACGCTGATAAGAAACGCTATACCAAAATCTGCGGTATCCTGGTAAACTCGCACTACTCAGCGGGCGAATATACGTCAGTTGTCGGCGTCGGCGTCAACGCCACCAACGCGTCACCGACTACCTCTTTGAATGCGCTGGCTGCACACTTCCTCGGTAACAAGACGGCGCCTATTACCCTCGAAAAGCTCCTGGCGCGTATCTTAACCACGTTCGAGGAGCTGCACACTCGCTTCCTCCGGACGGGTTTCGATAAGACATTCGAGGATATGTATTACAACGACTGGCTGCATATGCATCAAGTCGTCActttggaagaagaaggtggcGCCAGGGCCCGAATCAAGGGTATCACCCGAGACTATGGGTTACTGCTGGCCGAGGAATTGGGATGGGACGATCGGCCGACGGGGCGGATATGGCAATTGCAGAGCGACAGCAATAGCTTCGACTTCCTCCGCGGACTGGTGAGACGTAAAGTGTAG